From a region of the Pseudanabaena sp. ABRG5-3 genome:
- a CDS encoding methyl-accepting chemotaxis protein codes for MLLKDKSEIPPSEDTAQSLENLTPELEQEVFTTQSKPKVPLWKLPLQAWNNISVRWKLSILLFLASGIPVLIVTQTLVKSSEESSLKTLKTTVKEKGSFFVSEYVMWTNSESRQGAEAIAKSVEDANFNVSDANELAAKRSLLQPLLQINGEGVDPESIKNIKLITDNTGKSIEGNVLVLDEDFTKFPQLADKSKEELVPQSYKQQVALPSSNLANLPIVKNAIATGKPMYGIELVKASDLQALGLEKQANIGIRPQITQGLQESKQPAPTGSYEIEQGKSGLVSMAVYPIKVKGRVVGTAVVGSLLNRNYGIVDKFSKRYNMPTATIFAQDWRVSTNVPYIDPNTKSPDKTRAIGTRAAREVSDVVLQQGQQYVGETNITGVNYLTFYAPLYDHRKLLDPNSKPVGIAYVGLPLVEVQELLASLSNTGYLISIISIIIASAIGIVIAVSFATPLQRLSGFTQKIGRGEMGERLADSDRLDEIGTLSQELNNMAHQLEVLIAEKQLEAERIAAARQEVTQTEAELRIQEQRQAKEFLQQRALELLIEVDPISRGDLTIRAKVTEDEIGTIADSYNSTIRNLRKLVLEVQKASQSVSQTVTENEQTVQSVSIGANQQLQAITETLERIHTLTESIEGVEIFAAQAKEQVDYANQALIEGDAAMNSTVAGFMAIRDTVSETADKVKLLGEASQKISKVVKLISGFAAQTNMLALNASIEAARAGEEGQGFGVVANEVRALAQRSAKATTEIRQLIEEIQAQTNELIQAMEIGTAQVNDGSQLVEESRQKLTDISSSSQSVNQLVEEIARSASVQAQTSEEVSHTIQNVALIASNNSNQTESLNEAFSELLKVAQELQVSVSQFKVS; via the coding sequence ATGTTATTGAAAGATAAATCAGAGATTCCGCCTTCTGAAGATACGGCACAAAGCTTAGAAAATCTCACACCTGAATTAGAGCAAGAAGTATTCACCACGCAATCAAAGCCAAAGGTTCCTTTATGGAAATTGCCCTTGCAAGCTTGGAATAACATAAGTGTGCGCTGGAAGCTTTCGATTTTACTGTTTCTGGCATCAGGCATTCCCGTACTAATCGTTACCCAAACCTTGGTGAAATCATCGGAAGAATCCTCTCTCAAGACTTTGAAGACGACAGTAAAGGAAAAGGGTTCATTCTTTGTGTCGGAATATGTAATGTGGACAAATTCCGAAAGTAGACAAGGTGCAGAAGCGATCGCAAAATCTGTAGAAGATGCAAATTTCAATGTTAGCGATGCTAATGAACTTGCTGCCAAACGTTCACTTCTGCAACCCTTACTCCAGATTAATGGTGAAGGTGTTGATCCAGAATCAATTAAAAATATCAAGCTGATTACAGACAATACGGGTAAAAGTATTGAAGGGAATGTGCTAGTTCTTGATGAAGATTTCACTAAATTTCCTCAACTTGCCGATAAAAGTAAAGAAGAATTAGTTCCTCAGTCTTACAAACAGCAGGTTGCATTACCTAGTAGTAATTTGGCAAATCTGCCTATTGTCAAAAATGCGATCGCTACAGGTAAGCCGATGTATGGCATCGAATTAGTAAAAGCGTCAGATCTCCAAGCCTTAGGCTTAGAAAAGCAAGCAAATATTGGCATCCGTCCTCAAATAACTCAAGGATTACAAGAATCCAAACAGCCAGCCCCCACAGGAAGCTATGAAATCGAACAGGGTAAATCGGGACTAGTGAGCATGGCAGTATATCCGATTAAAGTCAAAGGTCGAGTTGTTGGCACTGCGGTGGTGGGTTCTTTACTCAATCGCAACTATGGCATTGTTGATAAATTTTCTAAACGGTACAACATGCCCACAGCAACGATCTTTGCACAAGATTGGCGAGTTAGTACCAATGTTCCCTACATTGACCCAAATACTAAAAGCCCAGACAAAACTAGAGCGATCGGTACTCGTGCAGCCCGTGAAGTATCAGATGTCGTTCTTCAACAAGGACAGCAATATGTGGGAGAAACAAATATTACAGGTGTCAACTATTTAACCTTTTATGCACCACTGTATGACCATCGCAAATTGCTCGATCCTAACTCTAAGCCCGTTGGCATTGCCTATGTTGGTCTACCCCTAGTAGAGGTTCAAGAGCTATTAGCAAGTTTGTCTAATACTGGATATTTGATCTCCATAATTTCCATCATCATTGCTAGTGCGATCGGGATTGTGATCGCAGTTTCATTCGCTACTCCTTTGCAACGGCTGTCGGGATTTACCCAAAAGATTGGTCGAGGGGAAATGGGAGAACGTCTAGCCGATAGCGATCGCCTTGATGAAATTGGCACCTTGTCTCAAGAGCTAAATAACATGGCACATCAGTTAGAAGTGCTGATTGCCGAAAAACAACTAGAAGCAGAACGCATTGCCGCAGCTAGGCAAGAAGTTACGCAAACTGAAGCAGAGCTACGGATTCAGGAGCAACGCCAAGCTAAAGAATTTTTACAACAACGAGCGCTCGAATTGCTAATCGAAGTTGATCCGATCAGTCGTGGTGACTTAACGATTCGTGCCAAGGTCACTGAGGATGAAATTGGCACAATTGCTGACTCCTACAACTCCACAATTAGAAACCTCCGCAAATTGGTACTAGAAGTACAAAAAGCTTCTCAGTCTGTATCGCAGACTGTTACTGAAAATGAGCAAACGGTACAAAGTGTGTCTATTGGAGCTAACCAACAGTTACAAGCAATTACCGAAACCCTTGAGCGGATTCATACGCTTACTGAGTCCATTGAGGGAGTAGAAATTTTTGCAGCCCAAGCCAAAGAACAAGTGGACTATGCAAACCAAGCCCTGATCGAAGGGGATGCGGCAATGAATAGTACTGTTGCTGGGTTTATGGCAATTCGCGATACTGTATCGGAAACTGCGGATAAAGTAAAACTCTTAGGAGAAGCTTCCCAAAAAATCTCGAAGGTGGTCAAGCTGATTAGTGGTTTTGCCGCTCAGACGAATATGTTAGCCTTGAACGCCTCCATTGAAGCTGCTCGTGCTGGTGAGGAAGGTCAGGGCTTTGGTGTAGTTGCTAACGAAGTACGCGCTTTAGCACAGCGCTCGGCAAAGGCTACTACCGAAATTCGACAGTTAATCGAAGAAATTCAAGCTCAAACCAATGAACTCATTCAGGCGATGGAGATTGGGACTGCACAGGTAAACGATGGTTCACAGCTAGTTGAAGAGTCTCGGCAAAAGCTCACTGACATTTCTTCATCCAGTCAGAGCGTAAACCAACTTGTAGAAGAAATTGCGCGATCAGCTTCAGTTCAAGCCCAAACCTCTGAAGAAGTTAGTCACACAATTCAGAATGTTGCCTTAATTGCGTCAAATAACTCTAATCAAACTGAAAGTCTGAATGAAGCTTTCAGCGAATTATTGAAGGTTGCACAGGAGTTACAAGTCAGCGTATCTCAGTTTAAAGTTAGCTAG
- a CDS encoding methyl-accepting chemotaxis protein, whose amino-acid sequence MLTQDNQPKQVKANSKESFQEQEPVNFDEIPELTDLLLEPIKPKKRGWRSPSLRAKATLLAIAISTIPVVVVGSVAGYLSSRSLDERIRDTQLQKTFAISDKVNRFMYERYGDIQVLAAHPIITNRKVQTLIAQTEREAVLNDYSKSYGVYNLIAFADLNGTTSIRSTSTQDPNTNIKDSDFFKAAIKGSIFISQPILSTTDKTISFFLAAPVKENNTDKLIGVMRSQVPVDQLSEIIEGSLKEDDEYYLIDAKGKIVLSKEVSQQSRQAQDNFPDLASDINSKKTNTKELIEAFGGEAELATYSPLPSYRNMPNLNMGLIITNDVNSAFKANRELTIAFAAGTGITALIVGSLATLLVNRSVKPIQDAADVVAKIGQGDLDSRLEVTSEDELGILSSNINGMAEQLKYLSEAQQQEAGRLEKARREARAEADERAEQQKQEKEFLQRRALELLMEVDPVSRGDLTIRANVTADEVGTIADSYNAIIRNLRKLVLEVQGVSQAVSETATSNEISVRSVSAEAMKQAESVNSALAEITVMAESSRGVEIKAKQAEQGMQVASVVLQEGDEAMNLTVLGISEIRETVSETAKKVKRLGETSQKISRIVNLISNFAAQTNLLALNAAIEAARAGEEGRGFSVVAEEVRDLAEQSATSTAEIEQLVEEIQAQTNEVVAAMETGTEQVVEGTKLVQNAREKLTQIATVSQQVNTIVRDIAIAANTQTKTSDHMGKTMQDIAVIAEETSKQSEEVARSFSELLQVAQDLQVSVSQFKVV is encoded by the coding sequence ATGCTCACACAGGATAACCAACCCAAACAAGTCAAAGCCAATAGTAAAGAGTCTTTCCAAGAGCAGGAACCCGTTAACTTTGATGAGATACCTGAATTAACAGACCTGTTGCTTGAGCCTATTAAGCCCAAGAAACGAGGGTGGCGATCGCCATCTCTGCGTGCTAAAGCAACATTACTGGCGATCGCAATTAGTACCATTCCTGTGGTAGTGGTCGGTAGTGTGGCTGGCTATCTGTCTAGCCGATCCCTTGATGAACGAATTCGTGATACTCAACTGCAAAAGACTTTTGCCATCTCCGACAAGGTGAATCGGTTTATGTATGAGCGCTATGGTGATATTCAAGTCTTAGCAGCCCATCCAATTATTACGAATCGCAAAGTTCAGACATTGATCGCTCAAACTGAACGTGAGGCAGTGTTAAATGACTATTCCAAATCCTATGGAGTGTATAACTTAATTGCCTTTGCTGATTTAAACGGAACTACATCAATTCGTTCTACATCTACACAAGATCCAAACACTAACATCAAAGATAGTGACTTTTTCAAAGCTGCTATAAAGGGTAGCATATTTATCAGCCAGCCAATTCTGTCAACAACTGATAAAACCATCAGCTTTTTTCTAGCTGCACCTGTCAAAGAGAATAATACTGATAAGCTGATTGGGGTAATGCGATCGCAAGTGCCTGTTGATCAACTGAGTGAGATTATCGAAGGAAGTTTAAAAGAAGATGACGAATATTATTTAATTGATGCTAAGGGAAAAATCGTACTATCAAAGGAGGTGTCGCAGCAAAGTCGTCAAGCTCAAGATAATTTCCCAGACCTGGCCTCAGACATCAACAGCAAAAAGACAAATACTAAAGAATTGATAGAGGCTTTTGGTGGAGAAGCGGAACTAGCGACTTATAGTCCATTACCAAGCTATCGTAATATGCCAAATCTCAATATGGGATTAATTATTACGAATGATGTTAACTCGGCATTTAAGGCTAATAGAGAACTCACAATCGCCTTTGCCGCAGGAACTGGTATTACCGCCTTAATCGTTGGATCTCTAGCCACTTTGTTAGTAAATCGAAGTGTGAAGCCGATTCAAGATGCGGCTGATGTGGTAGCCAAAATTGGGCAGGGCGATCTCGATAGCCGACTGGAAGTTACGAGCGAAGATGAGCTAGGCATTTTGTCGTCAAACATTAACGGGATGGCGGAACAACTTAAGTACCTCAGTGAAGCACAACAACAGGAAGCAGGAAGACTAGAAAAAGCACGGAGAGAGGCAAGGGCTGAGGCAGATGAACGCGCTGAGCAGCAAAAACAAGAAAAAGAGTTCTTGCAACGTCGAGCCTTAGAACTATTGATGGAAGTGGATCCTGTAAGTCGTGGTGATTTGACAATTCGGGCAAATGTGACTGCTGATGAGGTAGGGACGATCGCTGACTCCTATAACGCCATTATTCGCAACTTGCGGAAACTGGTATTAGAAGTGCAAGGAGTTTCGCAAGCAGTGAGTGAGACGGCAACAAGTAATGAAATATCTGTGCGATCGGTATCTGCTGAAGCCATGAAACAGGCCGAGTCAGTTAACTCAGCACTGGCAGAAATTACCGTAATGGCAGAATCTAGCCGAGGTGTAGAAATCAAAGCTAAACAAGCTGAGCAAGGAATGCAGGTTGCCTCGGTAGTACTCCAAGAAGGGGATGAAGCGATGAACCTTACAGTTTTGGGTATTTCTGAGATCCGTGAAACGGTGTCTGAAACAGCGAAAAAAGTTAAACGTCTCGGTGAAACCTCTCAAAAGATTTCACGTATCGTTAACCTAATTAGTAACTTCGCAGCGCAAACCAACCTTCTTGCACTTAATGCAGCGATTGAGGCAGCCCGTGCAGGGGAGGAGGGGCGAGGCTTTAGTGTAGTCGCTGAAGAAGTACGTGACCTTGCGGAACAGTCAGCAACCTCAACGGCGGAAATCGAACAGTTGGTGGAAGAGATTCAGGCTCAAACGAATGAAGTAGTTGCGGCGATGGAAACTGGTACAGAGCAAGTGGTTGAAGGGACAAAACTGGTACAAAATGCCCGTGAAAAATTGACTCAAATTGCTACTGTGAGCCAACAGGTTAACACTATTGTTAGAGATATCGCGATCGCTGCAAATACCCAAACGAAAACATCTGATCACATGGGTAAAACGATGCAAGATATTGCCGTAATTGCTGAAGAGACTTCCAAACAATCGGAGGAAGTAGCGAGATCGTTCTCGGAACTTTTACAAGTTGCGCAAGATTTACAAGTTAGCGTATCGCAGTTCAAAGTTGTGTAG
- a CDS encoding BMP family lipoprotein has translation MKPNSNKFLSIAFVKRLWAAALVGILAGACNNNSTTSISDEKKFQVAMILVGPKNDSGWNQAHYEATKYVMEKQSNIQFQYVDLVNPGDRPNVKASKVADDLIAKGAKLVIFNSDDFKEEALETAKKHPNVSVIHASGDYAWKEGKNFKNQPNLGNIMPQVEYGTMIAGCSAALSSETGKIGYVGPLINDETRRLVSASYLGAKYCWQTYRKKNPSDLKFKVTWIGFWFNIPGKTLDPSRVTDDFYNNGFDVVLSGIDTPEVSVQSKKAIEAGKKVKFLHYDIRTGCNLAPDICIGVPYYNWGPAYLDQIVKAKEGKFTGEFVSAKPDWQDLNNIDTSSVGFEKGKALTPENDKFLTEFIKGLGDRSINLYKGAINYQDGSPFLKAGEIATPQQIWYFTKLVQGIESTGK, from the coding sequence ATGAAACCAAACTCTAATAAGTTTTTATCTATAGCTTTTGTCAAACGCTTATGGGCAGCCGCACTAGTGGGGATTCTAGCTGGAGCTTGCAATAACAATTCTACAACTTCTATCTCAGATGAAAAAAAATTTCAGGTTGCAATGATTTTAGTCGGACCTAAAAATGATTCTGGCTGGAACCAAGCCCATTACGAAGCCACAAAATACGTAATGGAAAAGCAATCAAATATTCAGTTTCAGTATGTGGATCTCGTCAACCCTGGCGATCGCCCAAATGTTAAAGCATCGAAGGTGGCTGATGACCTAATTGCTAAGGGGGCTAAGCTAGTCATTTTCAATTCCGATGATTTTAAAGAAGAGGCTCTAGAAACAGCCAAAAAGCATCCTAATGTATCAGTTATTCATGCTAGTGGTGATTATGCTTGGAAGGAGGGCAAGAACTTTAAAAACCAACCTAACCTTGGTAACATCATGCCACAGGTTGAGTACGGCACAATGATTGCAGGTTGTTCGGCAGCTCTTAGCTCGGAGACAGGTAAAATCGGCTATGTGGGACCTCTAATTAATGATGAAACTCGCAGATTAGTTTCAGCTAGTTATTTGGGGGCTAAATATTGTTGGCAGACCTATCGTAAGAAGAATCCGAGCGATCTCAAATTTAAAGTCACATGGATCGGCTTTTGGTTCAACATTCCAGGTAAAACCCTTGATCCCAGCAGGGTCACTGATGACTTTTACAACAATGGATTTGATGTAGTACTGAGTGGAATCGATACTCCAGAAGTGTCAGTACAGAGCAAAAAGGCTATTGAAGCTGGTAAAAAAGTTAAATTTCTCCATTACGACATCAGAACTGGTTGTAACCTTGCCCCAGACATCTGTATTGGTGTTCCCTATTATAATTGGGGACCTGCCTATCTAGATCAGATTGTCAAAGCGAAGGAAGGTAAATTTACTGGTGAATTTGTTTCAGCTAAGCCCGATTGGCAGGACTTAAATAACATTGACACTTCATCGGTAGGATTTGAGAAGGGTAAGGCTTTGACTCCTGAGAATGATAAGTTCCTAACGGAGTTTATTAAAGGGCTAGGAGATCGCAGTATTAATCTTTATAAAGGAGCAATTAACTATCAAGATGGAAGTCCTTTTCTGAAGGCAGGCGAAATTGCGACCCCACAGCAGATATGGTACTTTACTAAGTTGGTACAGGGTATTGAGAGTACGGGTAAGTAG
- a CDS encoding chemotaxis protein CheW gives MANQIIDSQQNLAKKNKNQSLDQFLTFALAPEQQALLPTQQLLEIVKVNLSQLTAIAGISTSVMGVYNWRGDVIWVVDLASMLGYKPLYAQEYAQGKFQDKCHIIFVRSQDHVLGFAVSQVGQMIRCDTATIQTSGFTFTNPAMMKACRGYWLNGSNETFLVLDGDAIAQIAQTSSA, from the coding sequence GTGGCAAATCAAATTATTGACAGTCAGCAAAATTTGGCAAAAAAAAACAAAAATCAATCACTTGATCAGTTTTTGACTTTTGCTTTAGCGCCTGAGCAGCAAGCCCTATTGCCAACTCAGCAATTGCTAGAAATTGTTAAGGTTAATTTGTCACAGTTAACGGCGATCGCAGGTATCTCGACTAGTGTTATGGGGGTTTATAACTGGCGAGGTGACGTAATTTGGGTAGTCGATCTCGCGAGTATGTTGGGATATAAACCTCTCTATGCACAGGAATATGCTCAGGGAAAATTTCAAGACAAGTGCCATATTATCTTTGTGCGTAGCCAAGATCACGTACTAGGCTTTGCAGTGTCGCAGGTGGGGCAAATGATTAGGTGTGATACGGCAACAATCCAGACTTCAGGCTTCACATTTACAAATCCAGCCATGATGAAGGCTTGTCGGGGATATTGGTTAAATGGGAGTAACGAAACATTTTTGGTGCTTGATGGAGATGCGATCGCCCAAATTGCCCAAACCTCATCAGCCTAG
- a CDS encoding response regulator transcription factor, with translation MSTILVVEDTMTQAEIITGSLRNAGFTTILATSGDDARTKISQQKPSAIVLDVVLPNESGFELCRDLKEKPETKDIPIVLCSTKSGEMDKFWGMKQGASAYLTKPIDAAELVRTIRLLVKD, from the coding sequence ATGAGTACGATTTTAGTGGTTGAAGATACCATGACCCAAGCTGAAATTATTACAGGTAGCCTTAGAAATGCTGGCTTCACGACGATTTTAGCCACTAGTGGCGATGATGCGAGAACTAAAATTAGCCAGCAAAAGCCTAGTGCCATCGTTTTAGATGTGGTTTTACCGAATGAGAGTGGATTTGAACTCTGTCGTGATTTAAAGGAAAAACCTGAGACTAAAGACATTCCCATCGTACTTTGTTCGACCAAGAGTGGTGAGATGGATAAATTCTGGGGAATGAAACAAGGGGCTTCCGCTTATCTCACAAAACCAATTGATGCGGCTGAACTAGTTCGGACCATCAGACTATTAGTTAAGGATTAG
- a CDS encoding response regulator, translating into MDTPTQSTPKFIQDLKQIHVVFQQATGELIVTDEDASEPSWNIYFYLGRLVYATGGKHRVRRLARAIRQHAHNINIQELLKHVNPESEAWELRLIEQAVQEHLLTTEQARAIIQTSIHEVFYSLSEQKQPKSSWNPLEALSFKPIVALSTVQTLENIVAAQDKWHKAGLSHVQNMIQGFSFDIAPYIANPEQLQVMLDADAISSKTYNSLKKILNGTNTLWDLSIIMHCSMIAVMRSLLPLVIDGIVAFREIPDWSSPSWRHTSKSREVPRRGLIACIDDSPQMEIEMRRILEPLGYEVLGITDPLQSVSTLLQRKPDLIFLDLIMPNTNGYELCTFLRKTTTFQEIPIVILTGRDGVIDRVRAKMAGSSDFLSKPPDASKVLQILRKFLQTAETL; encoded by the coding sequence GTGGATACACCAACACAGTCAACTCCGAAGTTTATTCAAGATTTGAAACAGATACATGTAGTGTTTCAACAGGCTACTGGCGAATTGATAGTAACTGATGAGGACGCATCAGAGCCTAGTTGGAACATATATTTTTACTTAGGAAGATTGGTATATGCAACAGGTGGTAAGCATCGTGTGCGTAGACTAGCAAGGGCCATCCGTCAACATGCTCACAATATCAATATTCAAGAGTTGTTGAAACATGTTAATCCTGAGTCTGAAGCTTGGGAGCTAAGATTAATTGAACAAGCAGTTCAAGAACATCTACTTACAACTGAACAGGCTCGTGCCATTATTCAGACAAGTATTCATGAGGTTTTCTATAGCCTGAGTGAGCAGAAGCAACCAAAATCATCATGGAATCCCTTAGAGGCTCTTTCTTTTAAGCCAATCGTTGCGCTCTCAACGGTACAAACCTTAGAAAATATTGTGGCAGCACAGGATAAATGGCACAAAGCAGGTTTATCGCATGTGCAGAATATGATTCAGGGCTTCTCCTTTGATATAGCGCCTTATATCGCTAATCCTGAGCAGTTGCAAGTGATGCTAGATGCCGATGCAATTTCTAGCAAAACCTATAACAGTCTCAAAAAGATCTTAAATGGGACAAATACCCTCTGGGATTTGTCAATTATCATGCACTGCTCAATGATTGCAGTCATGCGATCGCTTTTACCATTAGTGATTGATGGCATTGTTGCTTTCCGAGAAATTCCTGATTGGTCATCTCCTAGCTGGAGGCATACGAGTAAATCTCGGGAAGTCCCACGACGAGGCTTAATTGCTTGCATTGATGATAGTCCTCAAATGGAAATAGAGATGCGGCGGATTCTGGAACCATTGGGATATGAGGTTTTGGGTATTACCGACCCGTTACAAAGTGTTAGTACTTTATTACAGCGCAAGCCCGATTTAATTTTTCTTGATTTAATCATGCCCAACACGAATGGCTATGAACTATGTACGTTTTTGCGAAAAACCACAACATTTCAAGAAATTCCGATTGTGATTTTGACGGGTCGTGATGGTGTAATTGATCGGGTGCGTGCCAAAATGGCAGGATCATCAGACTTTTTGAGTAAACCGCCAGACGCTAGCAAAGTCTTACAAATACTTCGCAAGTTTTTGCAAACAGCGGAAACTCTTTAG